Proteins from a single region of Paenibacillus sp. BIHB 4019:
- a CDS encoding aspartate kinase, whose product MSLIVMKFGGSSVGTPERMQRVAKRIIENRQAGNRVVVVVSAMGDTTDDLIDQSKLLNPNPPAREMDMLLTTGEQISVALLSMTIHQLGHHAVSLTGWQAGIRTDAVHSKAKITDIRTERMIKELDAGHIVIVAGFQGMSEEGDITTLGRGGSDTTAVALAAAVKADVCEIYTDVDGIYSTDPRVVKCARKLDEISYDEMLELAHLGAAVLHPRAVEYAKHYNVKLVVRSSFTYNEGTSVKEEVTMEQGAVVRGIAFDKNVARISILGVPDLPGVLATVFGALANNGVDVDIIVQSGVQDGTADFSFTLSLDDKDKAVAVIENLHGELPYNKVTSEENLVKVSIVGAGMVSNPGVAATMFAAISGLGISIKMVSTSEIRLSCVIDAEPLQEVVRALHTAYGLDTAEQAFVGGPQDRR is encoded by the coding sequence TTGTCGTTGATAGTGATGAAGTTTGGCGGAAGCTCGGTGGGAACGCCGGAGCGGATGCAACGGGTAGCAAAACGAATTATTGAAAATAGGCAGGCGGGAAACCGCGTTGTTGTTGTCGTATCTGCAATGGGGGATACAACGGATGATCTGATCGACCAATCGAAGCTGCTTAATCCTAATCCGCCAGCGCGCGAAATGGATATGCTGCTTACGACAGGCGAGCAAATATCGGTAGCGCTTTTGTCGATGACGATTCACCAGCTGGGACACCACGCTGTTTCGTTGACAGGCTGGCAAGCGGGAATCCGTACGGATGCTGTACACAGCAAGGCGAAAATTACAGATATTCGTACTGAGCGCATGATCAAGGAGCTGGATGCGGGCCATATTGTTATCGTAGCCGGTTTTCAAGGGATGTCCGAGGAAGGCGACATTACGACGCTGGGACGTGGCGGCTCCGACACGACAGCAGTAGCACTGGCAGCTGCGGTTAAAGCGGATGTGTGCGAAATTTACACCGATGTGGATGGCATTTATTCGACCGATCCGCGCGTTGTCAAATGCGCTCGCAAGCTTGATGAAATTTCGTATGATGAAATGCTGGAGCTTGCCCATCTGGGAGCTGCTGTGCTTCATCCGCGTGCGGTTGAATACGCAAAGCATTACAATGTAAAGCTGGTCGTTCGTTCAAGCTTTACCTACAACGAAGGTACAAGTGTAAAGGAGGAAGTAACGATGGAACAAGGCGCTGTCGTTCGCGGTATTGCATTCGATAAAAATGTAGCTAGAATTAGCATTCTGGGCGTTCCAGATTTGCCAGGCGTGCTCGCGACAGTATTTGGCGCACTTGCAAATAATGGCGTGGATGTAGACATTATTGTGCAAAGCGGCGTACAGGACGGCACAGCCGACTTCTCCTTCACGCTTTCGCTCGATGATAAAGACAAAGCGGTTGCAGTCATTGAAAATCTGCACGGAGAGCTTCCGTACAACAAAGTGACTTCTGAAGAAAACCTGGTTAAAGTTTCAATCGTCGGTGCTGGCATGGTCAGCAATCCAGGCGTTGCTGCAACGATGTTCGCAGCGATTTCAGGTCTTGGCATCAGCATTAAGATGGTCAGCACTTCTGAAATCAGACTTTCCTGCGTCATTGATGCTGAGCCGCTGCAAGAAGTGGTGCGTGCGCTGCATACGGCATACGGTTTGGATACAGCTGAGCAAGCTTTCGTTGGCGGGCCGCAGGACCGTCGTTAG
- a CDS encoding aminoglycoside phosphotransferase family protein, which yields MINQNGRGSNVAFLNEIVWAESTSFMNELLKQELACSSMPAGLEAHVWKYSSVTDSFVLKIWDKDSDPDVQFQYVLLQALWNIGISASAAYGWGHTAYGHKALLTSYDGSPLSQITNQQVEQLAQLLLDIHKVSVQELDPLLHRKYDFIHYFYPQIEEHQDIEAELTELINGSNMQQNKFIHGDFNLGNVVENQGKYTIIDWTNGQLGDVRYDFAWTSFLIYLYKGEPLAAVFQNAYLAQSDFDKEEVQRFEAIACLRWLLLYRFAPVPKDESTIERINRKIMKNKFLNNALVLE from the coding sequence ATGATTAATCAAAATGGAAGGGGTTCCAATGTGGCGTTCTTAAATGAAATAGTTTGGGCTGAGAGCACGAGCTTCATGAATGAGTTGCTGAAACAAGAACTCGCCTGCAGCAGCATGCCGGCTGGACTGGAGGCCCATGTGTGGAAATATTCGTCCGTTACGGACAGCTTTGTTTTAAAAATATGGGACAAGGATTCCGATCCAGATGTTCAATTTCAATACGTCCTGCTGCAAGCGCTTTGGAACATAGGCATTTCTGCTTCGGCAGCATATGGATGGGGACACACCGCTTACGGCCATAAGGCGCTGTTAACCAGCTATGATGGCAGCCCGCTCTCCCAAATAACGAATCAGCAAGTTGAGCAGTTGGCTCAATTATTGTTGGACATCCATAAAGTATCCGTCCAGGAATTAGATCCCCTGCTTCATAGGAAATACGATTTTATCCATTATTTTTACCCGCAAATCGAAGAGCATCAAGACATTGAAGCGGAATTAACAGAGCTAATTAATGGTTCAAATATGCAGCAAAATAAGTTTATCCACGGTGACTTTAATTTAGGCAACGTAGTAGAAAATCAAGGGAAATACACGATCATTGACTGGACCAATGGGCAATTAGGGGATGTCAGGTATGATTTTGCCTGGACGAGTTTTTTAATTTATTTATACAAGGGGGAACCATTAGCCGCGGTATTCCAAAATGCATATTTAGCTCAAAGTGATTTTGATAAAGAAGAAGTTCAAAGGTTTGAAGCCATTGCGTGCCTAAGATGGTTATTGCTCTATCGATTCGCACCAGTCCCTAAAGATGAGTCAACGATCGAACGGATCAATCGCAAAATAATGAAAAATAAATTTCTCAATAATGCGCTTGTGCTGGAGTAG
- a CDS encoding 2-phosphosulfolactate phosphatase: MQVEVISSVNEASQARFHHKTAIVVDVLRAGSTIVTALAAGAEAIIPVETVMEAKAAQQQGDLLGGERFCRKISGFDLGNSPDEYETTTVRNRRIILTTTNGTRALQKSARADYVLTAALMNAAACAHAALALRRDVVILCAGYNDAFAAEDGYGAGLLLERMMQAGINALELDDFAIAMLGFYRSRSSAALDTLASGSTGKRLLKLGLQRDIEACAAVDIYKDVPVLQGEKLVLLTR, translated from the coding sequence ATGCAAGTTGAGGTCATATCAAGCGTGAATGAAGCCAGCCAGGCGCGCTTTCATCATAAAACAGCCATTGTTGTCGATGTTTTGCGGGCTGGCAGCACGATTGTGACGGCGCTTGCGGCCGGGGCCGAGGCCATCATTCCGGTAGAAACAGTTATGGAGGCCAAAGCAGCGCAGCAGCAGGGGGATTTACTAGGGGGGGAACGGTTTTGCCGCAAAATATCCGGCTTTGACCTTGGCAATTCGCCTGATGAATATGAAACGACTACGGTTCGCAACCGACGTATTATTTTGACCACAACGAACGGAACGCGCGCGCTGCAAAAATCCGCCCGTGCCGATTACGTATTGACAGCCGCGCTAATGAACGCCGCTGCCTGCGCCCATGCGGCGCTCGCGCTGCGGCGCGATGTCGTCATTTTATGCGCAGGCTATAATGATGCTTTCGCTGCCGAGGATGGCTATGGCGCCGGACTGCTGCTTGAGCGTATGATGCAGGCAGGCATAAACGCTTTGGAACTGGACGACTTCGCAATCGCTATGCTCGGCTTCTACCGCAGCCGCAGTTCTGCTGCGCTCGATACACTCGCCTCCGGATCCACTGGCAAGCGGCTGCTCAAGCTTGGGCTCCAGCGGGATATTGAAGCATGCGCAGCCGTCGATATTTATAAAGACGTTCCCGTACTCCAAGGAGAGAAGCTCGTGCTGTTGACGCGCTGA
- a CDS encoding YqhV family protein — protein sequence MLNKIVLAMASLRFASGTIEICAAIIMLKLNQIDKALLVNSSLALVGPLILIATTTIGLVGLADKLSYSKFAWVAAGILCLMIGILKK from the coding sequence ATGCTGAATAAAATCGTGCTGGCAATGGCATCCTTGCGCTTTGCCTCGGGAACCATCGAAATTTGCGCAGCTATTATTATGCTTAAACTCAATCAGATCGACAAGGCGCTTCTCGTCAATTCCTCTTTGGCGTTAGTAGGGCCGCTGATTTTGATTGCGACGACGACGATTGGTTTGGTAGGGCTCGCAGATAAGCTGTCCTATAGCAAATTTGCTTGGGTAGCAGCCGGTATTCTATGTCTAATGATTGGTATTTTGAAAAAATAA
- the spoIIIAA gene encoding stage III sporulation protein AA yields MLSRITHLLPLELKAILERLPAQVQEQLEEIRIREGRPLEIGMAGQSRFAANDGTLLTQAGGAYKPTADLCRKLLERMTNYSLYAMEEELRRGFITVAGGHRVGLAGRTVLDNGSVRGIREIGAFNIRIAREVPGSATPLMPKLLDRSRKTIRSTLLLAPPQQGKTTLVRDIARSVSYGLWGGGDAASWPGRKVAIVDERSEIAACVRGIPTFDIGPRSDVMDACPKAEGMMMLLRSMSPDVIIADEIGRPEDGEAIREASHAGVSVIATAHAYDAEDARGRPVLRSLLEEGAFSLIVELRRTPSGIMHRVLTTEACVRGWAAREPTAAVPRLAEDAAPLFSGLMRGDAMC; encoded by the coding sequence ATGCTTAGCCGTATTACGCATTTGCTGCCGCTAGAGCTGAAAGCGATATTGGAACGGCTCCCTGCGCAGGTTCAGGAGCAGCTGGAAGAGATACGGATTCGCGAAGGGCGCCCGCTGGAAATTGGCATGGCAGGCCAATCGCGTTTCGCTGCAAACGATGGCACGCTCTTAACCCAAGCAGGCGGAGCGTACAAGCCTACTGCTGACCTTTGCCGCAAGCTGCTGGAGCGGATGACCAACTACTCCTTGTATGCCATGGAAGAGGAGCTCCGGCGGGGCTTCATTACAGTAGCAGGCGGTCATCGGGTTGGACTTGCAGGGCGTACCGTTCTCGATAACGGCAGCGTCCGCGGCATTCGTGAAATAGGCGCCTTTAATATTCGGATTGCCCGGGAGGTTCCCGGCTCAGCGACCCCGCTCATGCCGAAGCTGCTGGACCGATCACGGAAAACGATCCGCTCCACACTGCTGCTGGCCCCTCCTCAGCAGGGCAAGACGACGCTCGTTCGCGACATTGCAAGATCCGTCAGCTACGGGTTATGGGGAGGCGGGGATGCTGCCAGCTGGCCGGGCAGAAAAGTGGCAATCGTGGACGAGCGCTCGGAAATAGCCGCCTGTGTCCGCGGTATCCCAACCTTTGATATTGGCCCGCGCTCCGACGTCATGGATGCTTGTCCCAAGGCGGAAGGGATGATGATGCTGCTGCGCTCGATGTCGCCCGATGTCATTATTGCTGATGAAATTGGACGGCCCGAGGATGGCGAGGCGATTCGGGAAGCCAGCCATGCCGGAGTCAGCGTCATAGCGACAGCCCATGCGTATGATGCTGAGGATGCGAGAGGGCGGCCTGTATTGCGCTCACTGCTAGAGGAAGGGGCTTTCTCCCTTATTGTCGAGCTGCGCCGAACGCCTTCGGGCATTATGCACCGGGTGCTTACGACAGAAGCTTGCGTAAGAGGCTGGGCGGCGCGCGAGCCAACAGCAGCAGTACCGCGTTTAGCCGAAGATGCTGCGCCGCTATTTTCCGGGCTGATGCGGGGCGATGCCATGTGCTGA
- the spoIIIAB gene encoding stage III sporulation protein SpoIIIAB, with amino-acid sequence MLKLLGALLILFAGTMLGFQQAARFAARPRQLRHTAHALQRLETEIGYGHTPLPEALTRTAAFVPAPLNRMLMLAAEGLASDEGLSFPESWERAVREVWGTTAMRASEQAVLIRLGSTLGISDREDQLKHLKLALIQLKAEEDSAREDQARYETMWKSLGVLIAVLLVILMV; translated from the coding sequence GTGCTGAAGCTGCTTGGCGCGCTGCTGATTTTGTTCGCCGGAACGATGCTTGGCTTTCAGCAGGCGGCGCGTTTTGCCGCTAGGCCCCGCCAGCTTCGCCACACTGCTCACGCGCTACAAAGGCTTGAAACGGAAATTGGCTACGGGCATACCCCGCTGCCGGAGGCGCTGACTCGAACAGCAGCTTTTGTTCCGGCTCCACTAAACCGGATGCTGATGCTGGCTGCAGAAGGGCTTGCAAGCGATGAAGGGCTTTCGTTTCCAGAAAGCTGGGAGCGGGCGGTGCGCGAGGTTTGGGGAACGACGGCCATGCGGGCGAGCGAGCAGGCGGTGTTGATCCGTCTTGGCTCAACGCTCGGTATTAGCGACCGTGAGGACCAGCTTAAGCATTTGAAACTGGCGCTCATTCAACTGAAGGCGGAGGAAGATTCGGCGCGGGAAGATCAGGCGAGGTATGAGACGATGTGGAAAAGCCTCGGCGTTTTAATCGCCGTGCTGCTCGTTATTTTGATGGTTTAA
- the spoIIIAC gene encoding stage III sporulation protein AC, with translation MNMDVSAIFQIAGIGIIIAMIHTVLKQMGKEDMAHWVTLIGFVVVLFMVVRMLNELFQEIKTIFLFQ, from the coding sequence ATGAATATGGATGTGAGCGCCATTTTCCAAATAGCCGGTATCGGAATTATCATTGCGATGATTCATACGGTGCTTAAGCAGATGGGGAAGGAAGATATGGCGCATTGGGTGACATTAATCGGCTTTGTTGTAGTGCTGTTTATGGTCGTGCGTATGTTAAACGAGCTGTTTCAAGAAATTAAAACGATTTTTCTGTTCCAGTAG
- the spoIIIAD gene encoding stage III sporulation protein AD, producing MEIIQIVGLGLIATVLILVVREQKPLFAFLLAAFTGLFIFLFLLGKIDSVIAVLTDLANRSGIPSIYLKTVLKIIGIAYIAEFGAQIVRDAGQESIASKIEFAGKILILVMAVPIISVIIETVINLLPTGGGAS from the coding sequence GTGGAAATCATTCAAATCGTCGGTCTTGGGCTGATTGCAACAGTCCTCATCCTTGTCGTTCGAGAGCAAAAGCCGCTGTTCGCTTTCCTGCTTGCGGCATTTACGGGCCTCTTTATTTTTCTGTTCCTGCTTGGCAAAATCGATTCCGTTATCGCGGTGCTTACTGATTTGGCGAATCGCTCCGGCATCCCTTCTATTTATCTGAAGACGGTGCTGAAAATAATCGGCATCGCCTATATCGCTGAATTTGGCGCTCAAATTGTCCGGGATGCCGGACAGGAAAGCATTGCGTCGAAAATCGAATTCGCTGGCAAAATATTAATTCTCGTCATGGCGGTGCCGATCATCAGCGTCATTATCGAAACGGTCATCAACCTGCTCCCGACAGGAGGAGGAGCCAGTTGA
- the spoIIIAE gene encoding stage III sporulation protein AE, which translates to MRIKLAGSSYPSNAVWFTLLAAVLYFLLLVPSSEAAAQGVSASAWQSEQAYYQQPASQPTTSPQAHQSQQTPQSQQSQSLQQQTQQAQAQAALGQLTGSGLNDMDTDAVEKYWNELKNEYGGFFPEQKLPSFAQMLLPGGEGLKLETVLKGLLSYFLHEVLYNGKLLVTIVTLTVFSMMLETLQNAFERNAVSKVAYSITFMVILIITVNSFNVAIGYAKEAIESMIQFMLAMLPLLLALLASMGNVMTVSVLHPLIIFMIHVVGTLVYTLVFPLLFFSAILHIVSAMTERFKVTQLANLLRSISITILGALVTIFLGVVSVQGATGAVTDGVTMRTAKFVTGNFVPVVGRMFSDAADTVISASMLAKNAIGLAGVIMLLFISAFPAIKILTLALIYNVCAAVMQPLGDSPIVACLQTIGKTLIYVFAALAAVSLMFFLAVTIVLTAGNAAMMVR; encoded by the coding sequence TTGAGGATAAAGCTTGCGGGCAGCTCCTATCCGTCAAACGCCGTTTGGTTTACGCTGTTAGCCGCTGTCTTGTACTTTTTGCTGCTTGTGCCAAGCTCAGAGGCCGCAGCGCAAGGTGTGTCAGCGTCAGCTTGGCAGTCGGAACAGGCTTATTATCAGCAGCCAGCTTCACAGCCAACGACTTCTCCACAAGCCCATCAGTCGCAGCAGACTCCGCAAAGCCAGCAATCGCAGTCCTTGCAGCAGCAAACACAGCAGGCTCAGGCGCAAGCCGCACTCGGGCAGCTGACCGGCAGCGGTCTGAACGATATGGATACGGATGCGGTGGAGAAATACTGGAACGAGCTCAAAAACGAATATGGCGGATTTTTCCCGGAGCAGAAGCTGCCGAGCTTTGCCCAAATGCTGCTGCCGGGCGGAGAAGGGCTCAAGCTGGAAACGGTGCTGAAAGGGCTGCTGTCTTATTTTCTGCACGAGGTGCTCTACAATGGCAAGCTGCTGGTTACAATCGTCACGCTTACCGTATTCAGCATGATGCTGGAAACGCTGCAAAACGCCTTCGAGCGCAATGCGGTCAGCAAGGTAGCTTATTCCATTACCTTCATGGTCATCCTTATCATCACGGTCAACAGCTTTAATGTAGCAATCGGCTATGCGAAGGAAGCGATAGAAAGCATGATCCAATTCATGCTGGCGATGCTTCCGCTGCTGCTCGCGCTCCTTGCGTCGATGGGCAATGTCATGACGGTGTCGGTGCTGCACCCGCTCATTATTTTTATGATTCATGTTGTAGGCACGCTTGTTTATACGCTTGTTTTTCCGCTGTTGTTTTTCTCGGCCATTTTGCATATCGTCAGCGCCATGACCGAGCGTTTCAAGGTGACCCAGCTTGCCAATCTGCTGCGCAGCATCAGCATTACCATTTTAGGCGCGCTGGTTACGATTTTCCTCGGTGTCGTCTCTGTGCAGGGGGCGACGGGAGCGGTGACCGACGGTGTAACGATGCGAACAGCCAAGTTCGTCACAGGCAATTTTGTTCCTGTCGTCGGGCGCATGTTTTCGGATGCTGCGGATACTGTCATATCGGCTTCCATGCTGGCGAAAAATGCAATCGGGCTCGCTGGCGTCATTATGCTGCTGTTTATCAGTGCTTTTCCCGCAATCAAAATTCTGACGCTAGCGCTAATTTACAATGTATGCGCCGCCGTCATGCAGCCGCTGGGAGATTCACCGATTGTGGCCTGCCTGCAAACGATTGGCAAGACGCTGATCTATGTGTTTGCTGCGCTGGCTGCCGTCAGCTTAATGTTTTTCCTGGCGGTCACGATCGTGCTGACAGCAGGAAATGCAGCAATGATGGTGCGGTAA
- the spoIIIAF gene encoding stage III sporulation protein AF: MVAWLGEWLRDIIAVIMLAVCTELLLPNKAMLRYARLVIGLLVLLTLLSPLLRLLQGDVTAGLSAGIQQWEMSTAQRQVKMPTLADIQRQAEELKRKQQQQAASLTGSTLSKAMETAIVRYTGQAASSVEVKLKWIKEGDVEMVDMDTVTVTFPQMLPQEEAASPRGSPANADANSTQDVQVEAVEPVSVEVMVPELLETGPNPSSEAQSAADEPLWQPVNAELDKQTRAVLAEGWGLSPEAIIIRQPASIRGEK, from the coding sequence ATGGTGGCTTGGCTGGGCGAGTGGCTGCGTGACATTATCGCTGTCATAATGCTCGCTGTATGCACCGAGCTGCTGCTGCCCAACAAGGCGATGCTGCGCTACGCCAGGCTTGTTATCGGCCTTCTTGTACTGCTTACGCTGCTGTCTCCATTGCTTCGCCTGCTGCAAGGCGACGTAACGGCGGGACTGAGCGCGGGCATCCAGCAATGGGAGATGAGCACGGCGCAGCGGCAGGTGAAAATGCCAACGCTTGCCGACATTCAGCGTCAGGCGGAGGAGCTTAAACGCAAGCAGCAGCAGCAGGCGGCTAGCCTGACCGGCAGTACGCTTTCCAAAGCGATGGAAACCGCAATCGTTCGCTATACGGGCCAGGCGGCAAGCTCGGTTGAAGTCAAACTAAAATGGATCAAGGAAGGGGATGTTGAGATGGTCGATATGGATACGGTGACAGTGACGTTTCCCCAGATGCTTCCTCAAGAAGAGGCAGCCTCGCCGAGAGGATCTCCTGCAAATGCGGATGCGAATTCAACACAGGATGTACAGGTCGAAGCAGTGGAACCAGTGAGCGTTGAGGTTATGGTGCCTGAGCTGCTGGAGACTGGGCCGAATCCTTCATCAGAAGCGCAGAGTGCTGCGGATGAACCGTTATGGCAGCCTGTGAATGCAGAGCTTGACAAGCAGACGAGAGCTGTGCTCGCCGAGGGCTGGGGTTTATCTCCCGAGGCCATCATTATTCGCCAGCCGGCAAGCATTCGCGGAGAAAAGTGA
- the spoIIIAG gene encoding stage III sporulation protein AG, whose protein sequence is MAKWLEKLEAMAGGGPGGPKRVKMLRLLLIIGCVGALLMLINSFLTYNEVEPSVQGQGQNLQSVDDTAWTSPGSHEGASFEAVEQPLEARLKEILEKIVGVGEVDVLVTIDSTEEIVVERNEKETQSVTDENDKNGGKRHITAINKDGEVVLVEVSGDQKPIIKKTINPRIRGVLIVAKGAENVTVRRLIIDAVEKGVNVAASRISVAPRKQ, encoded by the coding sequence GTGGCGAAGTGGCTGGAGAAGCTGGAAGCGATGGCGGGCGGAGGCCCTGGGGGACCGAAGCGAGTAAAAATGCTGCGCCTCCTGCTCATTATCGGCTGTGTTGGAGCGCTGCTGATGCTGATTAATTCTTTTCTCACCTATAACGAGGTTGAGCCTTCCGTACAGGGGCAGGGGCAAAATCTGCAGTCAGTAGATGACACAGCCTGGACCAGCCCAGGCTCGCATGAAGGGGCCTCATTCGAAGCGGTGGAGCAGCCGCTGGAGGCGAGGCTGAAGGAAATTTTGGAGAAAATCGTCGGTGTTGGCGAGGTGGATGTTCTGGTCACCATTGATTCAACAGAGGAAATCGTCGTTGAACGCAACGAGAAGGAGACGCAGTCGGTTACAGACGAGAATGACAAAAACGGGGGCAAACGGCATATTACGGCGATTAACAAGGATGGCGAGGTCGTGCTCGTCGAGGTGTCTGGCGATCAGAAGCCGATTATTAAAAAGACGATCAATCCGCGCATTCGCGGTGTCCTTATCGTAGCCAAAGGTGCGGAAAACGTAACCGTCAGGCGTTTAATTATAGATGCGGTCGAAAAAGGCGTGAATGTCGCAGCATCCCGTATTTCTGTAGCACCAAGGAAGCAGTAG